The DNA sequence CATCCCCACCGAACCAGTCGAGCCCCTCCACGCGCGTCGCCACGCCCTCTCGCTGGGGGTCGAACGGGGCGACTTCGACGTCTTCGGTCACGGTGCATTGACAGGCGAGCCGCCAGCCCTGCAGACGCTTACCGACATCGAGCGCATCCGGGCGAGCATCCTCTGGTTCACCCGCCACGCACCGTACCAGGCAGGCATGGCAGCGCCCCGCACGGCAGCTGTAGGGCACGTTCAGACCCGCGCAGTTGAGCGCATCGAGCAGGTTGCTGCCCTCACTCACGCGCCAGGACCGAGCCCCGCAACGGATCTCAGGCATCGACAGCCGCCCAGCTTGCTTCGCAGCGGTTACGTCCATTTTCTTTGGCGCGGTACAGCGCCTCGTCCGCCCGTTGCAACGCCTCGCCCAGGTCATCGCCGGCATTGAGCAACGTAAGCCCGACCGACAGGCTGAGATGCCCTGCCTGCATATTCACATCCAGTGGCTGGGCATTAGCGAACGCCTCGCGCAGGCGCTCACAACAGGCACTGAACTGCTCGGCGTCGGTGTGCGGCAGCAGCAACACGAACTCCTCGCCGCCGTAACGAGCGAGTATGTCGCCGTCGCGTAGACACGAGCGCGCCACCGAGGCGAAGGTCTGCAGCACACGATCACCCGTGGCGTGTCCGTGCAGGTCGTTAATCCGTTTGAAATGATCGAGATCGATCAGGGCGAGACCAGACCTGTGCCCCGCACGCAGCCGGTTCAGCTCATCCTCGGCTCGCCGGAGAAAATGCCGACGGTTGTACAGCCCGGTCAGCTCGTCCGTGGACGCCAGATCCTCCAGCTGCCTCATCATGCCGCGCAGCGTCTCCTGATGCGCCTGGAGGGCGAAACGACGCTGGCGCATGCGCTGACGCAGCTTATAGACGTACCCGACGAACAGGCACATCCAGATCAAAGTGACCAACAACACACCGGTCTGCAGCAACGCCACCTGCGGGTCGCGCAGTTGCCCCTGCTGAGCGTCATACAACGACATGCCGACGAAGCTGAGCAACGCCAGCACAGCGTAGCGGGTGAAGACCTTTGGATGGAGAAATACCGCAAACATCAGCACCAGCACATAAAGCACCAGCAGCGAGCCGCGGTTGTCGCCGAGATTGAACAGAAAGAAGGTCAGCCAGACCAGCGCAACCAGCACCTGCGGTTCGGTCAGGCTGGGGTCGCGAAAGCGCAGATTGTGGCCTCGGTAGAAGATCCCGAAGAACACCAGTTGGCTGGCCAGAATCATCACCGAACCGACTATCGCAGTGTCCAGCGGCGCCTGGTAGAACCCACCGGCCACGGTGATCCAGGTCAAAAGCAAAGCAAGGCCATAGGTGCCGGCCGCCATGCCGAAACGTTTGGTCACCAGTTGCTGAAGCGCCTGCTGATCGCTTTCGTCACGAAGCGTGCGCATGGAATCCATCCCATAGTGGCAATTCGACGCACTTTACGCTGACCGAGCGAAAAAGCCCATAAGCAGCCGTTTCGAAGCTGCGGCGAGATATCAATCGACTCGATTGCGACCATTCTGTCGCCTTCTGCCAACGAACCTTCATATACCTTGCGCCTGTATGAAGCCTGCGGCTCGTTCTCTCGTTTGATGATCGATTGACGGCCGCGCCGCCCCGGTTCCTCTGTGCATCCCTTCACCTTTGGTCCGTCTGTGTACCCGCCCGGTCGGCGGGTTATACTGCCGCGCCTTTTTTATCCCGCGCGTGTCGGTCTCTTCTCGACACGCCCGTCTCCGCCCCGCCAAGAGGACGCGCTGCATGACCGTGATCAAGCAAGACGACCTGATTCAAAGCGTTGCAGACGCTTTGCAGTTCATTTCTTACTACCACCCCGTCGATTTCATCCAGGCGATGCACGAAGCCTATCTGCGTGAAGAGTCGCCAGCCGCGCGTGACTCCATGGCGCAGATTCTGATCAACTCGCGCATGTGCGCCACCGGACATCGGCCGATCTGCCAGGACACCGGCATCGTCACCGTATTCGTGCGCGTGGGAATGGACGTGCGCTGGGACGGCGCCACCATGAGCCTGGACGACATGATCAACGAAGGCGTTCGCCGCGCCTACAACCTGCCGGAAAACGTCCTGCGTGCTTCGATCCTGGCCGACCCGGCAGGTTCCCGCAAGAACACCAAGGACAACACGCCCGCCGTCATCCATTACTCCATCGTCCCTGGCGATAAAGTCGAAGTAGACGTCGCAGCCAAAGGCGGCGGTTCGGAAAACAAGTCGAAGATGGCCATGCTCAACCCGTCCGACTCCATCGTTGACTGGGTGCTCAAGACCGTTCCGACCATGGGTGCCGGCTGGTGCCCGCCGGGCATGCTCGGCATCGGTATCGGCGGTACCGCCGAGAAGGCCGCGGTGATGGCCAAGGAAGTGTTGATGGAGTCCATCGACATCCACGAGCTCAAGGCTCGCGGCCCGCAGAACCGCATCGAAGAGCTTCGCCTTGAGCTGTTCGAGAAGGTCAATCAGCTGGGTATCGGCGCTCAAGGTCTGGGCGGCCTGACCACCGTGCTCGACGTCAAGATCATGGATTACCCGACCCACGCCGCCTCGCTGCCGGTGTGCATGATCCCCAACTGCGCCGCCACCCGCCACGCGCACTTCGTGCTCGACGGTTCCGGCCCAGCCGAACTCACGCCGCCGCCACTGGATGCCTACCCAGAAATTGTCTGGGAAGCCGGCCCGAGCGCGCGTCGCGTCAACCTCGACACCATCACCCCGGAAGAAGTACAGAGCTGGAAGCCGGGCGAAACCGTCCTGCTCAACGGCAAGATGCTCACCGGTCGCGACGCGGCGCACAAGCGCATGGTCGACATGCTGAACAAGGGTGAAGAGCTGCCGGTGGACCTCAAAGGCCGCTTCATCTATTACGTCGGCCCGGTCGACCCGGTTGGCGACGAAGTGGTCGGCCCGGCAGGCCCGACCACTGCGACCCGTATGGACAAGTTCACCCGCCAGATTCTTGAAAGCACCGGCCTCTTGGGCATGATCGGCAAATCCGAGCGCGGCCCCATCGCCATCGACGCGATCAAGGACAACAAGGCCGTCTACCTGATGGCAGTTGGCGGTGCTGCCTACCTCGTGGCCCAGGCGATCAAGAAGTCCAAGGTATTGGCCTTTGCCGAACTGGGCATGGAAGCCATTTACGAGTTCGAAGTGAAGGACATGCCGGTGACCGTCGCTGTAGACACTAACGGCGAGTCGGTGCACATCACCGGGCCTGCGATCTGGCAGAGCAAGATTGCCGAAAACCTGGCGGTTGAAGTGCAATAACTTCAACTAGGTGCCGCTATTGCCGGCGCAGAGTGATGACGAACCCCGCTATCTTAGCGGGGTTCGTTTTTCAGGGCATGTCGTTTTTGAATGACCTACTGACTCTATGAACATCGGCGAGTCCATGGGAGAGCATTCACCGTGAGGTGCGTCTCACCGAAGCGGCACGGTGCAGGCCTTTTACTTACAGCAGTGACGTCACCGCCGGGCTTGGTGCAGCCTGATAAACAACGCCTCGACTTTTTCCCGCGCCCACGGGGTTTTGCGCAGGAAGGTCAGGCTCGATTTGATGCTGGGATCGCTCTTGAAGCAGCGAATATCGACGCGCTGCGCTAGCCCGTCCCAGCCGTACCGCGCCTGTAGCTCGACAAGGATGGCTTCGAGCGTCATGCCATGGAGCGGGTCTTTCGTGGGTTCTCGCACTGAGGGCCTCTGTATCCGAAACCGTCCGAGACGGCCAATAGCAAAAGACCCAGCGAATGCCAGGTCCTTCGTCCCGTCAGCATCTTACAGCGTGATGCGCGTACCGAGCAGCTCCAGAAACGCTGCCAGCCACGCCGGATGCGCCGGCCAAGCCGGTGCCGTGACCAGGTTGCCTTCGGTATGCGCCTGATCGACCGGGATGTCCACGAATTCACCGCTGGCCAGCTTCACTTCCGGCGCGCAAGCTGGATAGGCGCTACAGGCACGGCCCTTCAGCACGCCCGCGGCGGCGAGCAACTGAGCGCCATGGCAAACCGCAGCAATGGGTTTTTTCGCGTCGTCGAACGCCCGTACCAGGTTGCATACCTGCTCGTTCAGTCGTAGGTATTCGGGTGCGCGACCGCCAGGTATCACCAGCGCGTCGTAGTCTTCGGCACGCACCGAAGCGAAATCGAAGTTCAGCGCAAAATTGTGGCCGGGTTTCTCGCTATAGGTCTGATCGCCTTCGAAATCGTGAATCGCGGTGCGCACCGTATCGCCCGCTTTCTTATCCGGGCAGACGGCATGCACGCTGTGCCCGACCATCTGCAGCGCCTGGAACGGCACCATGGTTTCGTAATCTTCGACGTAATCGCCGACCAGCATCAGAATCTTCTTCGCAGCCATCGAAACACACTCCCAGTCAGTGTTGGTTAACGGCCAACGCCCGGTCAGCCGCTTCGGTTGAATATGTTGATCACCAGTCGATCAAGCAACCCCCACATTCTTTGATAAAGGCGCAGACGCAGCGGGCGGGCGTGCCAACGTTGCAGGTCGATCTCCAAACTGTGTGAAAAGTCTCGCTCGAAGCTCTCTGCCACCTCGGTGCTGAGCGATTTATCAAGCGCCTCGAGGTTGGCTTCCAGATTCCAGCGCAGATTCCAGTGATCGAAGTTGCACGACCCGATGCTGACCCAGTCGTCAACCAATACCACTTTCAAGTGCAGAAAGTGTGGCTGATATTCATGAATACGCACGCCGGCCCGCAGCAGTCGCGGGTAGTAGCGCTGGCCGGCGTAGCGCACCGACGGGTGATCGGTGTTGCGGCTGGTCAGAAGCAAGCGCACTTCGACGCCGCGCCTTGCCGCACGCATCAGCTCTCGGCGGACCCTGCCCGTGGGTAGGAAATAAGGGGTCGCCAGCCAGATGCGCCGTTCCGCGCGCTGCAGGTTTCGCAGCAGGCTATGAAGGATGTCGCTATGCTGCCGCGCCGCCGCGTAGGCAACCCGCCCCAACCCCACTCCACCACGGGGGTTGGCCGGAATTTTCGGGAGCCGTTGTGGCAGCGGCAACTGCCAGATACGGCGCTTCAGGCACAGTGTCCATTGCGTGTCGAACAGCCGCCGCCAGTTCTCTATCAATGGCCCCGCGATTTCCACCATCGCCTCGTGCCAGTGCTCATCCGGTTTGGTTGGGTTCCAGAACTCGTCGGTAGCCCCGGCACCACCGACGAAGCAGCAACTGTCATCAATGATGATCAACTTACGATGGTCGCGATGCAGGTTGCGAAATCGCAGCCGCAGTTTCAGCGGGTTGTACTGACGCAGCTCGACACCCGCGTCGGATAGCCGCTGCCGCGCCTTCTGCCCCAGCTTCAAACAGCCGAAGCCATCGAACAGGCAACGCACCCTCACACCACGCGTGGCCGCAGCCGCCAATGCGTCGATCAACAGATCGGCGCACTGGCCGTCTTCTACCAGATAAAGCTCAACGTCGATCCGTCGTTCTGCCGCCTCGATGCATTCCAGTATTCGCGGGAAGAATGCCGGACCGTCGATCAGCAAGCGAAAACGGTTGCCGTCTCGCCAAGGAAAAATCTCCCCGGCGAGCATCACGAGAGGAGCCTCCGGGCAACCGAAGCCGCGCTCCGAGGGAGGATTTCGTTATAGCGGCTAGACATTCATTCCGTGTCCTGATGAGTTCTCTGCGACGTGCTTCCGATGAGCAGCCAAACGCAGGAGCGATGACCCAGCGCCGTTGCGGCACGCCTGTTATAGGTCCGTACGGCAGCGCAGAGTTCCCGGATATAACGGTCCGACATCTCCGCCACGAGCCGAACGAGGCCGGTTCAGACATACCGAAAACGCCGATGGTGCTTTGGCAGCTATGGACCTTCACCCTAACGGCAACTCGATCACGGCACGTCCCGATGCCAACTAAGGCGGCAAGCATCTCAAGGGACTGTTCAGCGTTATCGTGCAACAGCGAAACGGGAAAAGATTCTAAACTCGTCGCATGAACTATCTCGCACACCTCCACCTTGGCGGCCCGCAGCCCGGCGAATTGCTCGGCAGCCTGTATGGCGATTTCGTCAAGGGCTCCTTGCAGGGCCGCTGGCCCCCCGATATCGAAGCCGGCATTCGCCTGCACCGGCAGATCGATGCGTTCACCGACAGCCACCCACTGGTACTACAGGCCAAGCAGCGTTTTCCCGGCGAACGGCGACGCTATGCCGGCATATTGATCGACCTGTTTTTCGACCACTGCCTGGCCGCGCACTGGCATGACTACGCCGATGAGCCCTTGCAGGAATTCACCACTCGCGTGTATCGGGTTCTACGAGAGGAAGCCGAGTTGCCCGGCAAGCTGGCGCAGATAGCGCCACGCATGGCCGCTCAGGACTGGCTCGGCAGCTACCGAAATTTCGCCGTGATGGAACAAGTCGTGGCAGGCATGAGTAGCCGGTTGTCGCGTCCGCAAGGCCTCGCCGGCGGGTTCGAGGAGCTGGAACGGCTATATCTGCCGCTCCAGCAGGATTTTCGCGACTTCTACCCGCAGCTGCAGGCGTTCGTTCGGCTCAGCGAAGCCGAGACGAAGTAACCATCAGCTGTCATAACCGGGGCATTGCTGGTCGAGCTTGCGCAGCAGCGCCGGCCAGGCCAACGCACCGCCCATGCCTTGCTTGCTGCGCGTGACACCGGCGGCCATGGCCTTGGCTCCAGCGAGAATCTGCTCGGGGATCGGAATCAGCTCGGCGCCGCCAGTCTGGGCCATCACCTGTATTTCGCAGGCACGCTGGAAGATGAACATCATCAGAAAGGTATCGGCAATGCTCCCGCCGCAGGTCATCAGGCCATGATTGTGCAGGAGCATGAAGCCGGTTTCGCCGAGATCGGCCTGCAACCGGGCCTTTTCATCATGGTTGAGCGCCACGCCTTCGTAGCCATGCGTGGAAAGGCTGGCGAGTACGAACAGCGCTTGCTGGCTGATCGGCAACAACCCCTGCTTCTGCGCCGACACCGCCACGCCGGCAGCGGTATGGGTGTGCATCACGCAGGCCACGTCGTGACGCACCTCGTGCACGGCGCTGTGGATGGTGTAACCCGCCGGATTGATGTCGTAGGGCGTGTCCATCAGCTTGTTGCCGGCCAAATCGATCTTCACCAAGCTGGAGGCAGTCATTTCTTGAAACATCAGCCCGTAGGGGTTGATCAGGAATTCATCGGTGTCAGGGATCTTCGCCGAGATATGGGTAAAGATCAGATCATCCCAGCCATGCAGGGCGACCAGTCGATAGCAGGCAGCCAGATCGGCGCGAGCCCGCCATTCGGCGGCACTGACCTGATTCTTCAGCGATTGGATCGAATGCAGAGCGGTCACGGGCACCTCTTCTTGTTGTTTTACGGTGCCTGAATTCTAGCCAGCGTCTGCCTGTTCGGAAGTCGCCTTTGCAGCCAGCCTGATGTCCGCAGAGGACACGCTCAGCCCCGCAGGGCTGCAGCGAAACGTTCCAGCCAAGGCTCGGCGTCGCTTTCGGGCGTGACCGTTTCACTGGCATCGAGGCGCAGCATCTCCTGCGTTTCACGCATACCCAGCTCGGCGTAGAGTTCACGGATCAGCTCGCCACCGCCACAGAAGGTATCGCCATAGCTGGCGTCGCCCAGCGCGATGACGCCGCCAGGCATGCCCTGCCAGACCGGAACCTGATCGCGGATGGCCGTATACAGCGGAATGAAGTTGTCGGGCAGCTCGCCCATGCCAGTCGTGGCGGTTACGACCAGCAGCGCCTGCGGGCCGAAATCGAGAATCTGAGGCAGCTGCGCGCGCGGATCATGCCAGGCGTCGAAACCCGCCGCCTTCAGCTTTGCGGCGGCATGGCGGGCGACGTCTTCGGCTGTGCCGTAGACCGTACCGGAAAGGATGGCGACTTTCATAATGGGCTCCGTTGCGAATTGAAGCCGAGCATTATGCCGTATTTGGCACCGACGCCCCGCTTGGGTGGAGCTACGCTGATAACGGTGGCGCGCAGACTCTAGGCGACAAGGGAATTAATCGTCCAGCAAGTTGTCGCAAGGCGGTCCTGACAGAGGATTTGCGGACGCAGCCACTAGGCATGGGCAGGCCTGCTGCCATTGAGAGGGAAATCTGATGCCAGAAAAGACCGTACTCACCAGCGCCGAGCTGGCGTATATCAATCAACTTACCAGCGGCCCGCAAACCGAATCGGGCGAAGCACGGGGCGGTTTTCAGCTCGACGGCGGCGAGCGCGCCAACGGCCTGTTACTGCAGCTTGCAGCGAAAGCCAACCTGACGCTCGACGCGGAACTCGACGACTACTGCATGTCGTTCCCGCTGCAGCTGACCCGCGACGAACTTCAGACAATCCGACTACAACTCGCCCCCCCCACCATATACGAGCGTGGGCCGGTTCTTCGCGCCTGGCGCCTGCACCTGGACGAACCCCTGCCCCTGCTCTCCGATAACGGCGACGAGACCGCGCTGAGCGTCCATGAGCTATCACCCAACGGGCTGCTGGTGGACGCCGGCCCCCAAAAGGCACCCAAGCATCTGCATGTGAGGCTGGCGCTGCCTGGCGAGACACCGTTCATGATCGACGCACGCCGGGTACGCGTTGCTGAAGACGGGTTGGCGGCCTATGAAGTCGAACAGCCACATGACAAGGACGCCGAACGCATCCGTTCGTATCTGTACGAGCAGCATCAGCGCCTGCATCCAGAGTTGCAGCCGGAACTCCCGGTCGACATGCTCGTCGACACGCCCAGCCATTCGTAGGGCTCGCTCCTATTTCATACCGCGCCGCTTCGCCAGACGCGGCCATTTAAAGGCTGCAGAGTACTGCCAGAAATCACCCTGGTGTAAGCTGACGGGCCATGCGTGGCGCCAGCATCGCAGCCGTGCGCGATCGTTCACCAGCGACAGTCGACCCCAGAAGACATGACCCAGCCAACGGCCCCAATCCTGATTACCGGTGCCAGCCAGCGCATCGGCCTGCATTGCGCTGAACGCTTGCTCGATGATGGGCAACCGGTGGTCGTCACTTACCGAACAGATCGACCGAGCCTCGCCCGGCTACGCGAACGCGGTGCCGTGACCTTGCAGGCGGATTTCTCCGGAGCGGCGGGCATTCATGCCTTCATCGCAGCTCTCAAACAGCAGACCCGCCGTCTACGTGCGATCGTCCACAACGCATCGGACTGGCTTCCCGAAGCATCGGGCAAGGAAGCCGAGGTGTTCCAGCGCATGTTCGACGTGCATATGCTCGCGCCCTATCTGATCAACCTTCACTGCGCGGAGCTGCTGCGGCACGGAGGCCCGGCGGATATCATCCACATCGGCGACGATGTCACCCGTATCGGCAGCAAGAGGCACATCGCCTATGCCGCCAGTAAAGCCGGACTGGACAACCTCACCCTTTCGTTTGCCGCCAGCCTGGCGCCGGTCATCAAGGTCAATGGCATCGCGCCGGCCCTGATACAGCTCAACGAAGGTGACGACGAGGACTATCGACGCAAGGCGCTGGCAAAATCCGCGCTGGGTATCGAGCCCGGCGCCGAGGTGATCTACCAGAGCCTGCGTTATCTGCTCGATAATCCCTACGTCACCGGCACCACACTGACCGTCAATGGCGGCCGTCATTTGATCTGATTTGCGAAGGAATCCCATGCCTAGACTGGAACCCGCCATGGCGCGCATCCGCGTCAAAGATCTGCGACTACGCACCTTCATCGGCATCAAGGAAGAGGAAATCCTCAACCAGCAGGACGTGCTGATCAACCTGACGATGCTGTATCCCGCAGCGGACGCCGTGCGCGACAACGACATTGAATACGCACTGAATTACCGCACCATCACCAAGGCGATCATTCAACACGTCGAGAACAACCGCTTCGCCCTGCTCGAACGGCTCACTCAGGAAATCCTCGACCTGGTCATGACGCATCCGCAGGTGCGTTACGCCGAGGTCGAAGTGGACAAACCGCACGCGCTGCGCTTCGCCGAATCGGTGTCGATCACGCTTGCCGCGCATCGCGACTGAGCATCCCGCACCGGAAGGCGGGTTGGTCTCGTTGTCTGGCCCATGGCAACCGCCAAGGTTATGATCCGCCCACGTCTGCAACGCCGAGGCCCATGAGATGAATGATCAACAACGCACCGAACTCGAAGCTGCCGCATTCCGCCGCCTGGTCCAGCACCTGCGTAGCCGTCCCGATGCGCAGAATATCGACCTAATGAACCTGGCCGGCTTCTGCCGCAACTGCCTGTCGAAGTGGTACAAAGCCGCCGGCGACGATCTGGACATCGAAGTCAGCCTCGACGAGGCGCGCGAAGAGGTTTACGGAATGCCCTACTCCGAGTGGAAGAAGCGCTACCAGAAGGAAGCCACACCCGAGCAGCAGGCCGCCTTCGACAAGGGGCAAAACTCATGACCAGCCTTGCTGACTTCCGCGCCAGCCTGCGCAATCGCAAGCACCCTTTCAGCGAGACGCTGGCCTATATCGACAGTGTCTATGACTACCAGCCCAGCCGCTTCATCAACGGCAACGTGGAAAACGCCGCCGGAGAAAACGAAGGCTCGTGCAAGACGCTTGGGCTGGCAGTGCTGGAAGGATTCACCACCGAAGAGGCGCTGTTGGCGTTCGGCGAGCATTATCAATCGGTGCTGGCCAACCCCAGCGGAACCGACCACCGCAACATCCGCGCACTGATGGAAACCGGCCTGCCGGGCGTGCGCTTCGATCAGCAGCCGCTGACAGCCAAGGAATAAAAAAAGGGCCGGCCAGGCACTTGGGGAAGGCTTGATAATGGACGGCCCTGAAACCAAAGAGGCCGGGCGAGTCTGACGGTCCGAAGCAACGCCGGCCATTGCGTAATCCCGATTACCGGAATAGGCAGGTGCTATTGGACCAAGGCTGCAAAAACAGGCCGGTGCGGTTCCGCCAAATCGAAACTGCAGGGATTGCCGCAACGGTGAGCCGGCCTCAATCGTGGAGTCACCTTGCTGGCGTTGCCGAATGCTTTGCATAGACCCTGTCAGGCTTTTCCCACTCAGCCAAAGCCGGTAAGGTCCGAACCGTCTTACCGGAGTACTCCACATGCCCATCGCCGCCCTTTCCGGCCCACAGTACCTGCGTGAAGGTCTGAAGCTAATCCTGAGCCCAGGGCTACGGCTGTTCGTCATCCTGCCACTGACGGTCAACCTGCTGCTGTTCAGCGGGCTTATCTATATCGCCCTGCGCCAGTTCGGCGTCTGGGTCGATGCGCTCATGCCGAGCCTGCCCGAGTGGCTGATGTTTCTGGAGTACATCCTCTGGCCGCTGTTCGTGATTCTGGTGGTGCTGATGGTGTTCTTCACCTTCACCATGCTCGCCAACATCATCGCGGCCCCGTTCAACGGCTTTCTCGCTGAAAAGGTCGAAACGGTGGCGCGCGGCGAAGACAGTTCGCCACCGTTCAGTTGGGCCGAGTTGCTGGCCATGCTGCCGCGCACCATTGGCCGTGAAGCACGCAAGCTGGCCTATTTCGCCCCGCGCGCGCTAGCACTGCTGATTCTTTCGTTCATCCCGGTGGTCAACCTGTTCGCCGCGCCGCTGTGGCTGCTGTTCGGCATTTGGATGATGGCCGTACAGTACATCGACTATCCGGCAGACAACAACAAGCTGAGCTGGGCGGAAATGATGGTCTGGCTGCGTCAGAGGCGCTGGAAAAGCCTGAGCTTCGGTGCGGTGACCTATGCCGCGCTGCTGGTGCCGGTGTTGAACCTGCTGATCACGCCTGCCGCTGTAGCGGGCGCGACCCTATTCTGGGTTCGAGAAGGCGGCCAGAAACACTTGGTGCCTGTCGCCACTCAGTGAACTGCGGGAGGGGTTGCTGTCTAGATTCGAACACATCGAATTCAGGAGCCCTTCCCAATGGCGCTTTCCGCACTATCGATAAATTGCACACTCAAAGCCTCCCCCAACACGTCGTCCTGCAGCTTGCTGCTGAGCCAGGCCGAGCGGGAATTGGAAAAGCTCGGCGTGTCCTGCGAGCAGCTACGCGCGGTGGATTTCAACATCAAACCGGGCGTGACCTCTGACGAAGGCCCGGGCGATGACTGGCCGATGATCCGCGAGAAGATACTCGCCGCAGACATTCTTTTGCTGGGCACGCCCATCTGGCTGGGGCATCCGTCCAGCATCTGCCAACGAGTACTCGAGCGTCTCGACGCATTTCTCAGCGAAACCGACGATCAGCAACGGATGGTCTCTTATGGTCGGGTCGCCTGCGTCGCCGTGGTCGGCAACGAAGACGGCGCCCACCACGTAGTGGCCGAGCTGTACCAGGGGCTGAACGATGTGGGCTTCAGCATCCCCGCCAACGGCTGTACCTACTGGGTCGGCGAGGCTATGGGTTCGACGGACTACAAGGATGCAGGCCCGCGCGAGAAAACCGCCAATACCAATGCGATGCTGGCTCGCAACGCCGTGCACTTGGCGAAACTGCTCAAACAGTCCGGTTATCCGGGAGCCTCGGAGTAGCATGTAGATCAGCGCCAGGACTGCACGTTCGGCGGCGATACGGCTGATGGGTGCACCTACGCGACCCGACCCATCCCCTTTTGTAGAGAGGAGGGGGCCGCGTAGACGAAACCCTTCAATCTGATTGGTTAGGCACGCGACGATGCAACGACGCGCTCAGGCAATTGGCCGGCTCAAGCCAACGTCTTCAACGCCTCACGGCTGAACGGCAGGATGTCCTGCATGCGTCCGTCACGCACTTTCAGCGCCCAATCCGGATCGCAGATCAGCGCGCGCCCTACCGCAACCAGATCGAACTCCTCCTTGTTCAGACGCTCGAGCAGGCCTTCGATATTGGCCGGCTGCGCCACTTTGTCGGTCTTGACCATGAACTGCAGGAACTCACCGTCCAGCCCCACGCTACCCACGGTGATGGTCGGCTTGCCGGTGAGCTGGCGTGTCCAGCCGGCCAGGTTGAGATCCGAACCTTCGAATTCCGGCTCCCAGAAACGACGCGTAGAGCAATGGAAGATGTCCACGCCTGCAGCCGACAGCGGTGCGAGGAATTCGCCCAGCGCTTCTGACGTGGTCACCAGGCGTGCGGTGTAGTCCTGCTGCTTCCACTGCGAGAAGCGGAAGATGATCGGGAACTCCGCGCCCACCGCAGCCCGCACCGCGCTGATCAGCTCGATGGCGAAGCGCGAGCGGTTGGCCAGACTGCCACCGTATTCATCGGTGCGCTGATTGCTACCTTCCCAGAAGAACTGGTCGATGAGGTAGCCATGAGCCCCGTGAATTTCGACGCCATCCATGCCGATGGCCTTGGCATCCGCAGCCGCCTGGGCGAAAGCCGCGATCACGTCCTGGATGTCCTGCTTGGTCATGCCGTGGACGACGACCTGATCGTCCTTGCGCTTCTCCATCGGCCCATACCCCAGCACTTCCGGCTCCGGCTCGGTACCCTTGCGGCGCACATTGCCGACGTGCCAGAGCTGTGGAACGATCTTGCCACCCGCGGCATGCACCGCATCGACCACTACCTTCCAGCCAGACAGAGCATCCTCACCATGGAAGCGCGGCACCTGCGGATAACCATTGGAAGCCTGGTGGCCGACCGTGGTGCCCTCGGTAATGATCAGCCCAACACCCGAAGCGGCACGGCGACGGTAGTACTCGACGACGTCAGCGGTCGGCACACCGTTGGGCGAGAAGGAACGGGTCATCGGCGCCATTACCACGCGGGTCGGCAATTGCAGACTGCCAAGCTGGAATGGCTGAAACAGGGCATTTACGGCTGCGGACATCGTTGTCTCCTTGTTGATTCGGGTTCAAAAGCGACCGGTCGTCTCACCGTTCGTCACAAAAAATCAGCGCAACGTCA is a window from the Pseudomonas sp. MTM4 genome containing:
- a CDS encoding diguanylate cyclase gives rise to the protein MRTLRDESDQQALQQLVTKRFGMAAGTYGLALLLTWITVAGGFYQAPLDTAIVGSVMILASQLVFFGIFYRGHNLRFRDPSLTEPQVLVALVWLTFFLFNLGDNRGSLLVLYVLVLMFAVFLHPKVFTRYAVLALLSFVGMSLYDAQQGQLRDPQVALLQTGVLLVTLIWMCLFVGYVYKLRQRMRQRRFALQAHQETLRGMMRQLEDLASTDELTGLYNRRHFLRRAEDELNRLRAGHRSGLALIDLDHFKRINDLHGHATGDRVLQTFASVARSCLRDGDILARYGGEEFVLLLPHTDAEQFSACCERLREAFANAQPLDVNMQAGHLSLSVGLTLLNAGDDLGEALQRADEALYRAKENGRNRCEASWAAVDA
- a CDS encoding fumarate hydratase, coding for MTVIKQDDLIQSVADALQFISYYHPVDFIQAMHEAYLREESPAARDSMAQILINSRMCATGHRPICQDTGIVTVFVRVGMDVRWDGATMSLDDMINEGVRRAYNLPENVLRASILADPAGSRKNTKDNTPAVIHYSIVPGDKVEVDVAAKGGGSENKSKMAMLNPSDSIVDWVLKTVPTMGAGWCPPGMLGIGIGGTAEKAAVMAKEVLMESIDIHELKARGPQNRIEELRLELFEKVNQLGIGAQGLGGLTTVLDVKIMDYPTHAASLPVCMIPNCAATRHAHFVLDGSGPAELTPPPLDAYPEIVWEAGPSARRVNLDTITPEEVQSWKPGETVLLNGKMLTGRDAAHKRMVDMLNKGEELPVDLKGRFIYYVGPVDPVGDEVVGPAGPTTATRMDKFTRQILESTGLLGMIGKSERGPIAIDAIKDNKAVYLMAVGGAAYLVAQAIKKSKVLAFAELGMEAIYEFEVKDMPVTVAVDTNGESVHITGPAIWQSKIAENLAVEVQ
- a CDS encoding VF530 family DNA-binding protein; protein product: MREPTKDPLHGMTLEAILVELQARYGWDGLAQRVDIRCFKSDPSIKSSLTFLRKTPWAREKVEALFIRLHQARR
- a CDS encoding DJ-1/PfpI family protein; the protein is MAAKKILMLVGDYVEDYETMVPFQALQMVGHSVHAVCPDKKAGDTVRTAIHDFEGDQTYSEKPGHNFALNFDFASVRAEDYDALVIPGGRAPEYLRLNEQVCNLVRAFDDAKKPIAAVCHGAQLLAAAGVLKGRACSAYPACAPEVKLASGEFVDIPVDQAHTEGNLVTAPAWPAHPAWLAAFLELLGTRITL
- a CDS encoding phosphatidylserine/phosphatidylglycerophosphate/cardiolipin synthase family protein, whose amino-acid sequence is MLAGEIFPWRDGNRFRLLIDGPAFFPRILECIEAAERRIDVELYLVEDGQCADLLIDALAAAATRGVRVRCLFDGFGCLKLGQKARQRLSDAGVELRQYNPLKLRLRFRNLHRDHRKLIIIDDSCCFVGGAGATDEFWNPTKPDEHWHEAMVEIAGPLIENWRRLFDTQWTLCLKRRIWQLPLPQRLPKIPANPRGGVGLGRVAYAAARQHSDILHSLLRNLQRAERRIWLATPYFLPTGRVRRELMRAARRGVEVRLLLTSRNTDHPSVRYAGQRYYPRLLRAGVRIHEYQPHFLHLKVVLVDDWVSIGSCNFDHWNLRWNLEANLEALDKSLSTEVAESFERDFSHSLEIDLQRWHARPLRLRLYQRMWGLLDRLVINIFNRSG
- a CDS encoding ACP phosphodiesterase yields the protein MNYLAHLHLGGPQPGELLGSLYGDFVKGSLQGRWPPDIEAGIRLHRQIDAFTDSHPLVLQAKQRFPGERRRYAGILIDLFFDHCLAAHWHDYADEPLQEFTTRVYRVLREEAELPGKLAQIAPRMAAQDWLGSYRNFAVMEQVVAGMSSRLSRPQGLAGGFEELERLYLPLQQDFRDFYPQLQAFVRLSEAETK